The Sphingomonas carotinifaciens genomic sequence CGAAACGGGTCATCGGGTCAGTCTTTCCAGCGGGACCGTCCGGTCTCGCCCTTTGGCTTGCGGCCGCGCTCGGCAGGGCGGGTCGGCCCTTGCGCATCGATCGGTGCGGTCCGGAAGGTCAGCAGTTCGGCGCGGCTGATGCCCTCGCCGCCATCCTTGTGGAAACGCGAATACAGCTTGGCGAAATGCGCCTGCAACTCGTCCAGCCCGACCATGTCGTCGCTGTTGCGATCGACCTCGAACGGGCTGGGCAGCGCGTTGCGGTCGCCCAGGAAACGCTGCGCCCAGTCCGCAAAGATCAGGTAGCGCATGCGGCCGGTGCCGCCCGTATCGACCAGGCGGAACGAGCGATCGACACAGGCCGACAGTTCGGCCCGGTCGGTGCGGCCATC encodes the following:
- a CDS encoding EF-hand domain-containing protein, producing MIALVLAALMQAGTPAAQEAEIIVPGPAKPSAQTPATMVLEPVAMFIAACDEDGDGRTDRAELSACVDRSFRLVDTGGTGRMRYLIFADWAQRFLGDRNALPSPFEVDRNSDDMVGLDELQAHFAKLYSRFHKDGGEGISRAELLTFRTAPIDAQGPTRPAERGRKPKGETGRSRWKD